The following proteins are co-located in the Asticcacaulis excentricus CB 48 genome:
- a CDS encoding replication initiator protein A, producing MAPRKSKISTGPETEDLFRIPTAKASAQAEARAASAIPDDRDEETERGHLDDANPVKRQALLPNRRPEDLLYFLIEPLEVVLKDDMASMESPIYSLSKSIDTTIIRYEHNGNWLEIVPSVKGRATIYDKDLILYCTSHIVRAVNEGRPVSPTIRFSAYDFLQFANRTKSGVAYNSLRDTLVRLNGTRITTNIVTGKERHESVFGLIEHGTIISETRDGRMKEIEVKLSEWVFRGIANAEVLTLHQDYFRLRRPLERRLYELARKHCGSKEEWAMSMELCMKKAGSKGPLKEFRRMVREIVEDNEQTDHFPDYSVAIEGDSIVFRRKARAKLGGRKEPAKVAQPKLNPDSYAKARAVAPGWDVYALEAEWIEFWNTSGRPEFKSADAAFIGFCKSRARDQKR from the coding sequence ATGGCGCCGCGAAAGAGTAAGATATCCACAGGCCCGGAAACGGAGGATCTGTTCAGGATTCCGACCGCCAAGGCGTCGGCGCAGGCGGAAGCACGTGCGGCTTCGGCCATCCCCGATGACAGGGACGAAGAGACCGAGCGAGGTCACCTGGATGATGCCAATCCGGTGAAGCGCCAGGCCTTGCTCCCCAATCGTCGACCCGAAGACCTACTGTACTTTCTCATCGAGCCCCTCGAGGTCGTACTGAAAGATGATATGGCTTCAATGGAAAGCCCTATCTATTCCCTGAGCAAATCGATCGATACGACGATCATCCGCTACGAACACAATGGCAACTGGCTCGAAATCGTTCCGTCGGTAAAGGGGAGGGCGACGATCTACGACAAGGACCTCATCCTTTATTGTACGAGCCATATCGTGCGCGCGGTAAACGAGGGACGTCCAGTGTCGCCGACAATTCGGTTCTCCGCCTACGACTTTCTTCAATTTGCGAACCGCACCAAAAGCGGCGTCGCCTACAATTCGCTGCGCGACACGCTTGTCCGCCTCAATGGTACGCGCATCACGACCAATATCGTCACGGGCAAGGAGCGCCACGAATCCGTGTTCGGTCTGATCGAGCATGGGACGATCATCAGCGAGACCCGCGACGGGCGGATGAAAGAAATCGAGGTGAAGCTCTCGGAGTGGGTTTTCCGAGGGATCGCGAATGCTGAAGTGCTAACCCTGCACCAGGATTATTTCAGGCTGCGCCGACCACTAGAGCGGCGTCTTTACGAACTCGCCCGGAAGCATTGCGGTTCTAAAGAAGAATGGGCGATGTCTATGGAACTGTGCATGAAGAAGGCGGGGTCGAAGGGGCCGCTCAAAGAGTTCCGGCGCATGGTGCGGGAGATCGTTGAAGACAATGAGCAGACCGACCACTTTCCGGATTATAGCGTGGCGATTGAGGGTGACAGCATCGTCTTTCGTCGAAAAGCGAGAGCAAAGCTCGGCGGTCGCAAGGAGCCTGCAAAGGTGGCTCAACCGAAGCTCAATCCGGACAGCTATGCCAAGGCCAGGGCGGTCGCGCCAGGGTGGGATGTCTATGCCCTGGAAGCGGAATGGATCGAGTTCTGGAACACGTCTGGTCGGCCTGAATTCAAATCGGCCGATGCAGCCTTCATCGGTTTCTGCAAATCCCGCGCTCGCGATCAGAAGCGATAG
- a CDS encoding helix-turn-helix domain-containing protein — MNGPTGHRPVTPNSLRAEWLAKGFQGLPEGLDFHASLKIIRRYISASDALSSRAKFLLQAMLQLQAQTILAQDGCNEGWCLSAFTVFAKNATFEQMLNLSRRTIQKALAELREMRLVWCNDAPSRNRTRSAGINLLPLFSRIEEFSATIAARTDARKAARFMQVEFARLKIELAGLNRFADPEVCHRIGSLTRRCDVGRRMTDTGRGLEILTDVQQAVDDLKGCVLLRLEDGKDESPQGVDPNAPLTNTLRSSILDVEPKGQMPVTAECSLRAEEPAAVEPCYAPVRGPDAADLAMTVEIGFQKLGLSAFASEDMPPQRSLLLYSRSAAAHIGVTRDVFAQLISRYGEQGAAMILLQAMFDPAVRNPAGWVISFLGRGKSDQLLDLRSPFYRWRSAVGKVRRQVRTGAGSVTGWHQRPPLPG, encoded by the coding sequence ATGAACGGTCCTACCGGTCATCGACCCGTCACGCCTAACTCTCTGCGCGCGGAGTGGCTCGCGAAGGGATTTCAAGGCCTGCCTGAGGGCCTTGATTTTCACGCATCGCTCAAGATCATCCGCCGTTACATCAGCGCAAGTGACGCACTAAGCTCACGGGCAAAATTCCTCTTGCAGGCGATGCTGCAGCTTCAGGCTCAAACCATCCTGGCTCAGGATGGTTGCAATGAGGGATGGTGCCTCAGTGCGTTTACGGTCTTCGCTAAAAACGCCACCTTCGAGCAGATGCTCAACCTAAGCCGGCGCACCATTCAGAAGGCGCTTGCCGAGCTTCGAGAAATGCGGCTTGTCTGGTGCAACGATGCGCCCAGCCGCAACCGCACCAGAAGCGCGGGCATCAACCTACTTCCCCTGTTCTCGCGAATAGAAGAGTTCAGCGCCACGATCGCGGCGCGAACCGACGCTCGCAAGGCTGCACGGTTCATGCAGGTCGAATTCGCCCGCCTCAAAATCGAGCTGGCAGGACTAAATCGCTTTGCAGATCCCGAGGTTTGCCATCGTATTGGCAGCCTGACTCGACGTTGCGACGTTGGCCGACGAATGACGGATACAGGCCGTGGATTAGAAATCCTGACAGATGTGCAGCAGGCGGTGGATGATCTCAAGGGCTGTGTTTTGCTTCGGTTAGAAGACGGTAAAGACGAGTCACCCCAGGGCGTCGATCCGAACGCCCCTCTGACGAACACTCTCAGGTCTTCTATTCTTGATGTAGAGCCGAAAGGTCAGATGCCTGTGACGGCTGAGTGCAGCCTTAGAGCGGAAGAACCTGCCGCAGTAGAGCCGTGCTACGCGCCTGTGCGCGGGCCCGATGCGGCCGACTTGGCGATGACTGTCGAGATCGGTTTCCAGAAGTTGGGCCTATCGGCCTTCGCCTCTGAAGACATGCCGCCCCAGCGATCTCTGTTGCTTTACAGCCGAAGCGCCGCGGCACATATAGGCGTGACGCGAGACGTCTTCGCTCAGCTCATATCCCGCTATGGTGAACAGGGTGCGGCGATGATTCTGCTGCAGGCGATGTTCGATCCGGCCGTTAGAAATCCGGCGGGGTGGGTAATATCATTCCTCGGACGCGGCAAGTCAGATCAGCTGCTTGACCTGCGCAGCCCGTTCTATCGATGGCGATCTGCGGTCGGCAAGGTTAGACGACAGGTCAGGACCGGCGCGGGGTCTGTAACAGGTTGGCACCAGCGCCCTCCCCTGCCCGGCTGA
- a CDS encoding transglycosylase SLT domain-containing protein, with translation MFSPSLRSALFTLALMIAPATMAAAATACEPHCSSRDPISFDADDFTAFLTEMSISPDARISIHRARLSFYETYTHATPAGHRRTRPRRHLRSAVQNLRRQTNEGLVARAALSHRINLSYFLGLAARESGFNHMARAPTSSAAGLFQFTENTWLCVLRLHGPAAGIDQARMITRRPSGRCSIDSPLARWRLLALRYDPTLNSTMAAELTKDHQSALRSLLGREPTSGELYTLHFLGIDEGNRFLRANLKDLADVVTPRAAASNKSVYYTPQGRPRTVGEVRELIDRSFAVN, from the coding sequence ATGTTCAGTCCAAGTCTGCGTAGTGCGCTCTTTACCCTCGCGCTGATGATAGCGCCAGCGACCATGGCAGCCGCGGCCACAGCTTGCGAGCCTCACTGTTCCTCACGGGACCCCATTTCATTCGATGCGGACGACTTCACGGCATTTCTAACGGAAATGAGCATTTCGCCCGACGCGCGCATTTCGATCCACAGGGCTCGTCTTAGCTTTTATGAAACCTATACCCATGCCACGCCGGCAGGGCACCGAAGGACGCGCCCTCGCAGGCACCTTCGGTCGGCAGTTCAAAACTTAAGGCGACAGACTAACGAAGGGCTGGTTGCACGGGCCGCGTTATCGCATCGCATCAACCTGTCCTATTTTCTCGGACTGGCCGCGCGGGAAAGCGGGTTCAACCATATGGCCAGAGCGCCGACCTCATCAGCGGCCGGACTATTTCAGTTCACCGAAAACACTTGGCTCTGTGTGCTTCGCCTCCATGGACCAGCAGCGGGCATCGATCAGGCAAGGATGATCACTCGGAGGCCATCGGGACGTTGCTCGATCGACTCCCCCCTCGCCCGCTGGCGTCTGCTTGCCCTCCGATATGACCCCACTCTGAACTCAACGATGGCGGCAGAGCTTACCAAGGATCATCAATCGGCCCTGCGCAGTCTATTGGGTCGTGAGCCGACATCCGGGGAGCTGTACACGCTGCATTTTCTCGGTATCGACGAAGGGAACCGCTTCCTCAGAGCGAACCTGAAGGACCTCGCTGACGTCGTGACGCCGCGCGCGGCAGCCAGTAATAAGAGCGTTTACTACACGCCTCAGGGTCGGCCTCGCACGGTAGGAGAAGTCCGCGAACTCATCGATAGGTCGTTCGCAGTGAATTAA
- the traL gene encoding type IV conjugative transfer system protein TraL, translated as MDTRIPQYLDEPERYFIFTPDELVVVVVPLGILTIVANFLIGLVAGLTAFWLLRRLKKGGSLTRLLWLMFWILPYEVMGLKKTPPAQHRLMVG; from the coding sequence ATGGACACCCGTATTCCTCAGTATCTGGACGAGCCAGAGCGATACTTCATTTTTACACCGGATGAGTTGGTCGTAGTCGTTGTCCCTCTGGGCATTCTGACGATCGTCGCCAACTTTCTGATCGGTCTCGTCGCGGGTCTGACAGCCTTTTGGCTGCTCCGCCGCTTGAAGAAGGGCGGCTCGCTGACGCGCCTGCTCTGGCTGATGTTCTGGATTCTGCCCTACGAGGTGATGGGTCTGAAGAAAACCCCGCCGGCTCAACATCGTCTGATGGTGGGTTAG
- a CDS encoding type IV conjugative transfer system protein TraE: MDFAKTQQERKLYASRLSVMTVVAAASIVTNACLSMVLVGQSRTIIIPTIPAEVSIDAYGAADPLYLERFARDVSFLFLNRSPETLLYFQREAQKIMEPTAYQEMHKILVRDRQEAIRENRSQSWFPNDFYVDPKTMYVEIRGTIRIEAGGREVDAQNKIYALTFSKNGQLVRLKSFTEITPEDARGEKIKPLQTLTEG, translated from the coding sequence ATGGACTTTGCCAAGACCCAGCAGGAGCGCAAACTCTACGCTTCGCGACTTTCGGTCATGACCGTCGTCGCTGCCGCCAGCATTGTGACCAATGCCTGTCTGTCGATGGTGTTGGTCGGACAATCTCGAACTATCATTATACCAACCATTCCTGCGGAAGTTTCCATAGACGCCTACGGCGCAGCCGATCCCCTATATCTCGAACGCTTCGCCCGTGATGTCTCGTTCCTGTTTCTGAATCGCTCTCCCGAAACCCTGCTCTATTTCCAGCGGGAGGCGCAGAAGATCATGGAGCCGACAGCCTATCAGGAGATGCACAAGATACTGGTGCGTGACCGTCAGGAGGCCATCCGGGAAAACCGTTCGCAATCCTGGTTTCCCAACGACTTCTATGTCGATCCCAAGACCATGTACGTCGAGATCCGCGGCACGATCCGGATCGAGGCAGGGGGCCGCGAGGTCGATGCCCAGAACAAGATCTATGCACTGACCTTTTCCAAGAACGGTCAGCTGGTTCGCCTGAAAAGCTTCACCGAGATCACGCCGGAAGACGCGCGCGGTGAAAAGATCAAACCACTTCAAACGCTTACAGAAGGATAG
- a CDS encoding type-F conjugative transfer system secretin TraK: MLRSLLLGAAAMMMAASAGAETLNVKGDQALLQVSSSQMSRIHIQGERIATVRTIQGGDGAELLIEKDETTGDVYVGFDGDTSGQSFSAFLTTESGKTVQATFHPVDDTAKTFELKLEGTLSASSPAALQFKRNGYPETMAAFVKLMFNPDRPDGVVCRQGRAQPTQTTNFRVWTIERCDAEGIAGTVLHFKNISTVPQTLSADGFLVRQVLAVGITDELLSPGEEARVYIVEEAR; this comes from the coding sequence ATGTTGAGATCCCTCTTGCTCGGCGCCGCCGCGATGATGATGGCTGCGTCAGCCGGCGCCGAAACCCTGAATGTCAAGGGTGACCAGGCGCTGTTGCAGGTTTCCTCGTCGCAGATGTCGCGCATCCACATTCAGGGCGAACGCATCGCGACGGTGCGCACCATACAGGGTGGAGACGGCGCCGAACTCCTAATTGAAAAAGATGAGACGACCGGTGACGTCTATGTTGGCTTCGACGGCGATACGTCGGGTCAATCCTTCTCTGCATTTTTGACCACGGAGAGCGGAAAGACCGTACAGGCGACCTTTCACCCGGTCGATGACACCGCCAAGACTTTTGAGCTGAAGCTTGAAGGCACTCTGTCAGCATCCAGCCCGGCCGCCTTACAGTTCAAGCGGAACGGCTATCCAGAGACGATGGCCGCCTTCGTCAAGCTCATGTTCAATCCGGATCGGCCGGACGGTGTGGTTTGTCGGCAGGGCCGGGCGCAACCGACACAGACCACGAACTTCCGGGTCTGGACTATCGAGCGGTGTGATGCCGAAGGCATCGCCGGTACCGTGCTGCATTTTAAAAACATATCGACCGTCCCGCAAACCTTGAGCGCCGATGGCTTTCTTGTCCGGCAGGTGCTGGCCGTCGGGATCACCGATGAGCTGCTGTCGCCAGGCGAAGAGGCCCGCGTTTACATCGTCGAAGAGGCCCGCTGA